A region of the Pseudomonadota bacterium genome:
TATTCTTTCTTCCTTGTAATTCCAGACAATAAATGCCCAGAAGTGTCTACCCGGTCTTTCAGAGTCAAACCACTTATCTGGTTTTTGATCGTAGTTGTAGCGCACCGGCTTGTTATCGATCCATTCCTCCCAGCCCAGAACAGGGGAGCTGAGGATGCGGATTTTATTCTCGCCATCTTGCAGTTTCATATAACTGCTATTAGATCTTGGCGGTTCATAATCGTGTGGTAAAAAAGCTGTACTCATGTTATTTCTCCTTAATTAATCTCAATTGTAAAGTATGTGTTTTTGTCTGCTGTTTGTAAGAATTCCATATGTGAATGGACAAATTGCTCTACGTTGAACGTGTAAGCTTTATTCTCAGAATTAATGTTTACGGTTGCTTCTATGGTTTTATTTTCCATTTTGTCGTCGATTTTGATTTTCATGATTTTTCTCTGTGTCTTTTTTAGTTGTAATTTGTAGGGCTAATTTGTACCCCATTTTTTTGCATTCCTATAAAACAGATATGCTTTTTTAGCAGTTCAAGGCATGATTTGCTAAAACTATTTTTATCGGCTTTGTCTATGCACTTATCTGCCTTATCTGCAAGGAAATACAGGTATTGTAGATCAAGGTTATCCATAAAGGGCCTCCTCTGCTTTTGATTCCTCGTATCTATGGAAATTACGAGTGTCCATTTCATCTTTCACTTGCTCGTAAAGATTCCAAGGGAGTGTCTCCATATCAAAGTCCTCACCCTCGACAAGATCAGCACAAGCTTTAACGTAGCATTCGTCAATATTATGCTCGCGCTTAGTATCTTCTAAATGTTCGAACAGTGTCCAAGTAATCTCTAGTAATTCTGCGTAATCCATGTTGACCTCCTGTCGGGTTTCTCTCTCTTATTGTTACTACTAATGTAACATACGTTACAGATTAAGCACAACACAAAAGTTATCACTTGATCTAAAAAAGAAACAATTGATACATTGATACGTTGCAGGAGACATAAAATGAATCTAAGAGAATGGTTATTCCATAACCGTATCACAGTTACACAACTAGCAAAAGACCTCGGAATTTCAAGAACCCATCTAAATCTTATTTCAAGTGGACAAAGACGTCCAAGTCCAGATCTGGCTAAAAGGATTGAAGAAATAACTAAAAATGGGGTAACCAAAGCAGAACTGCTTTTCCCTGAAGATTTTGAGTGATCCTTACTCATAGTCTCCTCCTGATTCATAATAAGCTTCAAACTTAGATTCCATTTCTAAAGCGCATTCGGTGCATATCAGATTATCAACATATTTGTTGTAAGCAACATCTTCCTTATCCAGGTGACACTCCTGACATGCATATCTTTCCACATAACACTCAAAGCAAAGCCCTTCAGTAGGACTATCCTTAGATGGGTGGTATTCGCTTTTGTCGTGATAGTTTTCACAGTGTGAGCATCTAAACATGTTTTTTCCTCCCTTACTCTGATTCATTTTCTAGGTACCAGTCATCAATAGCTTGTTTAGCTTCTTCAAGGCTTTCAGCTGTACCATATCTATAATCTTCGGCATCTGGAGCCCCGTCATAGCCGTCAATTGCATATTCCCAGTCAATACATCTCATTGCAATTGGCTTGTGGTCGCAGCTAATGTGAAAGTCTCTGTAAGTTATCATGGTGAACTCCTTTTCTTAATTTGTTTGACCCAATCTAACACATGTTTGATTAAAATGTCAAACAAGATCTAATACTTGACGAAAAAAATAAACAATTGATAGAATATTTCCAAAAAAAGAGATCTTTATGGAATTAAGAGAATGGTTATTTAGAAACAGAAAAACAGTCACGGACTTCGCAAAGGAAATAGGCGTTTCCAGATCTCATTTGAACATGATTTCAAATGGTAAAAATTTACCAAGTGTTCAATTAGCAAAAAAAATAGAAGAAGGGACAGAGGGCAAAGTGACCATCATGGAACTGCTTTTCCCTGAAAGGTTTGAGTAATCCTTACACATTGTCGTCTCCTGACTTATAATAGGCTTCAAACTTAGATTCCATTTCTAATTTGATATTCATCAGTTAACATATGTTATCAAATATATGAAACCAGAAAAATAACAATTGATAAAAAAAAGAAACATTTGATAACATACAATTAACAAAATAAGGGGTTGTCATGAATCTCAGAGAGTGGTTATTTAGAGAGAGAAAAACAGTCACAGAATTGGCCAAGAAAATAGTTGTGTCAAGAACCCACTTAAACCTTGTTTCTACTGGTAAAAAACGACCCAGCCCAGACTTGGCTAAAAAGATTGAAGAAGCAACAAATGGTAAAGTAACTAGAGATGAACTACTTTTCCCGGAGGACTACGAATAATGGATACAGTATCTTTAATCACAATTATAGCTACAAATTTAGCAATTTTTGCTCTACTTAGCGGTCTAATGATATATCTTTTCACACGATTAGATAATGACCTTAACAAGATTTCATCAAGGCTCGACGGCCATGCATCGAGAATTGACCAAGCTTATGAGATAATCATTGATATGTTGAAGAAAAAATGAAACTAGATGAGTATCTTTTCAGAAATAAAATGTCGAAAACTCAGTTCGCTAAAAATCTTGGGGTCACAAGGACGTATATCCACGATATAATTGCAAAAAGGAGAACCCCTAGACCTAAGTTGGCTAGAAAAATAGAAGAGGTAGCAGAGGGGCAAGTGAAAAAAGAGCAGCTTATGTTTCCAGAGGATTACGAATGAAAAAAAAGAAACTTTCAGCAAAGCAAAAACAGATGTCTATATCTCCGAATAGAAAAGATGATTATGAAATGGACTTTTACGGATGGACAAGAAAACAAGCTGCTTTATTGCAAAAACAGGAGTTTGAAAAATTGGATATCACCCATTTAATCGAGGAGATGGATTCATTGGGACGCTCAGAAAAAAGATCCTTGGAAAGTCATATCTCCATACTTTTTATGCATCTATTAAAAATCAAGTACCAGCCTGAAAAACACACTAGGTCGTGGGATAATAGCGTGAAAAACTCTATTTTTCAGTCTCAAAAGATTTTAAAAGAAAATCCAAGCCTCAAGCCTAAATTAGATTCGATATCAAAAGATGCATATTATTCAGCAAGACTTAACGCTTCATCCGAAACAGGGCTTAGAGAATCTACATTCCCAAAGAAATGCCAATGGGATATTAAGAAGTTACTCTACCCTGAAAATGGCAAAAAAGAGTCAGAGAAAAAATGAACAACAATAAATTTCAGGAATT
Encoded here:
- a CDS encoding helix-turn-helix domain-containing protein, which gives rise to MNLREWLFHNRITVTQLAKDLGISRTHLNLISSGQRRPSPDLAKRIEEITKNGVTKAELLFPEDFE
- a CDS encoding helix-turn-helix transcriptional regulator, giving the protein MELREWLFRNRKTVTDFAKEIGVSRSHLNMISNGKNLPSVQLAKKIEEGTEGKVTIMELLFPERFE
- a CDS encoding helix-turn-helix domain-containing protein — translated: MNLREWLFRERKTVTELAKKIVVSRTHLNLVSTGKKRPSPDLAKKIEEATNGKVTRDELLFPEDYE
- a CDS encoding DUF29 domain-containing protein → MKKKKLSAKQKQMSISPNRKDDYEMDFYGWTRKQAALLQKQEFEKLDITHLIEEMDSLGRSEKRSLESHISILFMHLLKIKYQPEKHTRSWDNSVKNSIFQSQKILKENPSLKPKLDSISKDAYYSARLNASSETGLRESTFPKKCQWDIKKLLYPENGKKESEKK